One part of the Sporosarcina ureae genome encodes these proteins:
- a CDS encoding AbgT family transporter, translating into MTNDVNVEQTPNEELKKKKKLKMPHLLWIMFSLLLLASLATYVIPAGNFAVDENGVILGDQFEYIGHQTPVSPWKMMMLFLDGLNQSGTIIFLVLVAGATISVLLASGAIDNILNWAIFKLKDKGLGLLVSAMFILIVYIGGFAGSDALIALVPIGVIFAKKLKLDPLVAIGITTFPALIGFGTGPQGLFIPQMMIEIRPYSGFGVRFMLMNFFMIIGLLYLMRYIKKIQKNEQSSLMYKDGWRANLIGKINLEDEIKEEKLKLTSIFALVAFIVQYLVIIGYSAFGGDPEFLYNFIIVINILTAIVIGLLTRMSFDNLGESFSKGLAAMAFIAFIIGLARVMSLILTQGNILDTIVATLTAPLMNINKSFATIGISMIVSLLNPLVPSATSKAAILIPIIQPIAETLGLTKQVAIQAFQFGDGFTNMVSPVLGWTIGSCVLAGVSFFKWVRWVLPAVILFLLLSFVILYIMTTVGWTGGAI; encoded by the coding sequence ATGACAAATGATGTCAACGTGGAACAAACGCCAAATGAAGAGCTGAAAAAGAAAAAGAAGTTAAAAATGCCTCACTTACTCTGGATTATGTTCAGCTTATTGTTACTAGCAAGTTTGGCTACATATGTAATTCCAGCAGGGAACTTTGCTGTAGATGAAAATGGGGTAATACTAGGAGACCAGTTTGAATATATAGGTCATCAAACGCCTGTAAGCCCATGGAAGATGATGATGTTGTTCCTAGATGGATTGAATCAATCAGGTACTATTATTTTCCTTGTACTAGTTGCCGGTGCTACAATCAGCGTTTTATTGGCGTCGGGTGCAATTGATAATATTTTAAACTGGGCTATTTTCAAACTGAAGGATAAAGGATTGGGTCTTCTTGTAAGTGCGATGTTCATCTTAATCGTATACATCGGTGGATTTGCTGGAAGTGACGCATTGATCGCATTGGTTCCGATTGGTGTAATCTTTGCTAAGAAGCTAAAGCTCGATCCACTTGTTGCTATTGGAATTACAACTTTCCCAGCTTTGATTGGATTCGGTACCGGACCACAGGGGCTATTCATTCCTCAAATGATGATTGAAATTCGTCCTTATTCCGGATTTGGTGTCCGCTTTATGCTCATGAATTTCTTCATGATAATCGGATTATTGTATCTAATGCGGTACATCAAAAAGATTCAGAAAAACGAACAGTCCTCTTTAATGTATAAAGATGGCTGGAGAGCCAATTTGATTGGCAAGATCAATCTTGAAGATGAAATCAAGGAAGAAAAACTTAAATTGACAAGCATTTTTGCGTTGGTCGCGTTCATTGTTCAATACTTAGTGATTATAGGTTACTCCGCGTTTGGTGGAGATCCCGAGTTCCTTTACAACTTTATCATTGTGATTAATATACTTACAGCTATTGTAATTGGTTTATTGACTCGTATGTCATTCGATAATTTAGGCGAAAGCTTCTCTAAAGGCCTAGCTGCCATGGCATTTATAGCCTTCATCATCGGATTGGCTCGCGTAATGTCACTGATTTTGACACAAGGTAATATCTTGGACACGATCGTTGCTACGTTGACAGCACCATTGATGAATATCAACAAGAGTTTCGCGACAATAGGAATTTCCATGATTGTTTCGTTACTCAATCCGCTCGTCCCGTCGGCTACAAGTAAGGCGGCTATCTTAATACCGATCATTCAGCCAATTGCTGAAACACTAGGTCTAACAAAGCAAGTTGCAATTCAAGCTTTCCAGTTCGGAGATGGATTCACGAATATGGTATCACCTGTTCTTGGTTGGACGATTGGTTCTTGTGTATTGGCTGGCGTTTCATTCTTTAAATGGGTTCGTTGGGTATTGCCTGCTGTGATTCTATTCTTACTTCTAAGCTTTGTTATTTTGTATATCATGACCACTGTTGGTTGGACAGGCGGAGCTATTTAA
- a CDS encoding S-layer homology domain-containing protein, whose translation MKKMFRIGLWTLLLLALSFVHTGINEASAKEFKDVSKKHPNYAAIQEMQKAGFINGYPDGTFRPNERVSRKHVAVLLDKALKLPQPSTTQVVFTDVPKNHAYYSPIMKLYDQGIVGGSNGKFNPEASVTRIQMAKMLDLAFEFNMTEHAGFYDLLVTHWGYVHANALFSQGVTKGDNGHFKPNDKVTRAHYAEFLNRAIAARAAQPGGAKMNKDDALDKLNRLTSSIERVFVLSKENNQTFTKARPEFLQYATARYVDDVIAKVYTGEFDYLQYVNHPLHSEVRLRFDFSQPDADVLHVETIQFRNINDDTGGFVHAAFTREKGQWRIADYDVDYPGTKNFQLTVDEAKFAIEDEYKRHGFQQVQVKFVSKSQVTSQDYSTHEPYTLDQYKFTVDSNIGRDHVTFHSDSGLMY comes from the coding sequence ATGAAGAAGATGTTCAGGATTGGTTTATGGACGTTACTGTTGCTTGCTTTGTCGTTTGTTCATACCGGAATCAATGAAGCGTCCGCAAAAGAGTTCAAGGATGTATCAAAAAAGCATCCGAACTATGCAGCAATCCAAGAAATGCAAAAAGCGGGATTCATTAATGGCTATCCTGACGGGACTTTTCGTCCGAATGAGCGGGTGAGTCGTAAGCATGTGGCGGTGTTGCTGGATAAAGCGCTGAAGTTGCCACAGCCTTCTACTACGCAAGTTGTTTTTACAGATGTGCCGAAAAATCATGCGTATTATAGCCCCATCATGAAGTTGTACGATCAAGGAATTGTAGGTGGCTCCAATGGGAAGTTTAATCCCGAAGCTTCTGTTACCCGTATCCAAATGGCCAAAATGCTGGATTTGGCATTTGAATTCAATATGACAGAGCATGCGGGTTTTTATGATCTTCTTGTGACCCACTGGGGATATGTCCATGCGAATGCGTTATTCTCCCAAGGGGTAACGAAAGGGGATAACGGACATTTTAAGCCGAATGACAAAGTGACGCGCGCGCATTATGCGGAATTCCTGAATCGCGCCATTGCCGCACGAGCTGCTCAACCGGGTGGTGCAAAGATGAATAAAGACGACGCCTTGGACAAATTAAATCGATTAACCTCATCAATTGAACGTGTTTTCGTGCTAAGCAAAGAGAACAATCAAACGTTCACCAAAGCCCGCCCAGAATTTCTTCAATACGCAACGGCAAGATACGTGGATGACGTCATTGCAAAAGTGTATACAGGAGAGTTTGACTATTTGCAGTATGTAAATCATCCGTTGCACTCTGAAGTGCGTTTGCGATTCGATTTCTCGCAACCTGACGCAGATGTACTACATGTTGAAACGATCCAATTCAGAAATATAAACGACGACACGGGCGGATTTGTGCACGCTGCATTTACGCGAGAAAAAGGACAATGGAGAATTGCCGATTACGATGTCGACTATCCGGGGACCAAGAATTTCCAACTGACAGTAGACGAAGCGAAGTTTGCAATTGAAGACGAATATAAGCGTCATGGTTTCCAACAGGTACAAGTGAAATTCGTGTCAAAATCTCAAGTTACAAGTCAAGACTATTCCACTCATGAACCTTATACATTAGATCAGTATAAGTTCACGGTGGATAGCAATATCGGTCGCGATCATGTGACGTTCCATTCCGATAGTGGTCTGATGTATTGA
- a CDS encoding amidohydrolase: MITSTNVNEYVKNKARELEPETIKVRTYLYERPELSSKEYETSKFLKEEITKLGLVIEDVPGSTGFTALLDTGREGKTLGIRADIDALPVTENPMNMAGPRKYFSKNENVMHACGHDGHMSIVLSTIKILESMKDSLSGKIYFIFEEGEEIGSGIDAMIKHLEGRGIEAIYGNHLASFMDSGTLCVDEGPRMAGAILVDFAVHGKSGHGSRPDLSINPLFAAANILVGLTNAWANQIDVTKTVTLGLTQIHGGTALNIIPEKIDIGGSLRFYDMDEGRKALELMKKVIDLTAQAHNCRVEFKEIFKIASDPVMNDKQLAELAQNGFEEILPGSVVHDIKWFASESFNKYSKISPIVFVFVGVRDEEYGSGAEHHNDQFDIDENALVNGVMATTKFAVDFLMK, from the coding sequence ATGATAACTTCAACAAATGTAAATGAATATGTAAAAAACAAAGCAAGGGAACTGGAACCGGAGACGATCAAGGTGCGAACATACTTGTACGAACGTCCGGAGTTGAGCAGTAAAGAATACGAAACATCCAAGTTTCTAAAAGAAGAAATTACGAAGCTGGGATTAGTAATTGAAGATGTACCGGGGAGTACAGGATTCACTGCTTTGCTTGATACGGGTAGGGAAGGGAAGACACTTGGCATACGGGCGGATATTGATGCACTGCCTGTAACAGAGAACCCGATGAATATGGCGGGACCAAGAAAGTATTTCTCGAAGAATGAGAATGTCATGCATGCATGTGGACATGACGGGCATATGTCCATCGTCTTATCCACTATCAAAATTCTCGAAAGCATGAAAGACTCTCTAAGTGGAAAAATATACTTCATCTTTGAAGAGGGAGAAGAAATCGGGAGTGGTATCGATGCTATGATCAAGCATCTTGAAGGCAGGGGCATTGAAGCGATCTATGGAAACCATTTGGCATCATTCATGGATAGCGGTACACTCTGCGTAGATGAAGGACCGAGAATGGCAGGTGCAATTTTAGTTGATTTTGCCGTGCATGGTAAAAGTGGGCATGGTTCTCGTCCCGACCTTTCCATCAACCCATTGTTCGCAGCTGCGAATATTTTAGTTGGACTGACAAACGCATGGGCCAATCAGATTGACGTAACAAAGACCGTGACACTCGGTCTGACTCAAATACATGGCGGAACTGCACTGAATATTATCCCTGAAAAGATTGATATTGGCGGCTCTTTACGTTTCTATGATATGGATGAGGGAAGAAAAGCATTGGAGCTCATGAAAAAAGTAATTGATTTGACTGCCCAAGCACATAATTGTCGAGTGGAATTCAAGGAGATATTTAAAATTGCATCTGATCCCGTCATGAATGATAAACAATTGGCAGAGCTTGCCCAGAACGGCTTTGAAGAAATTTTACCAGGCTCCGTCGTTCACGATATCAAGTGGTTTGCGTCTGAATCATTTAATAAGTATTCAAAGATTTCTCCTATTGTATTTGTGTTTGTCGGTGTGCGTGATGAAGAATACGGTAGTGGTGCGGAACATCATAACGATCAATTCGATATAGACGAAAATGCGTTGGTAAACGGTGTGATGGCAACAACTAAATTTGCTGTAGACTTTTTAATGAAGTAA